From the Misgurnus anguillicaudatus chromosome 17, ASM2758022v2, whole genome shotgun sequence genome, one window contains:
- the LOC129451662 gene encoding uncharacterized protein isoform X4: MDIIVKNKLKLIKWLQVDPTIILQHVQTHGLITNSEYGKLKSISRNKSKENVAIDLLDIICEKGENVCQEFLKMLKDDDVNEISPELSAWIKTVEIKETEKAGPSNHQQNLRPTSGVSATDQTKDCGRGKSKVVTDCKEFLKKNHSCLVQNVKHIDVILDDLDLHPEAAANVRSKGTNPAKMRKLLDYMNSKAIAERLVDALFKHERDLMDDLLS; this comes from the exons ATGGATATCATCGTGAAAAATAAGCTTAAACTCATCAAATGGCTACAAGTGGATCCGACCATTATTTTGCAACACGTACAAACGCACGGGCTTATAACAAATTCGGAGTACGGTAAACTGAAGTCCATTTCTAGAAATAAGTCCAAAGAGAATGTTGCTATTGATCTCCTAGACATCATCTGTGAAAAAGGTGAAAACGTGTGTCAAGAGTTTCTGAAGATGTTAAAAGATGATGATGTGAACGAAATTTCCCCTGAACTCAGCGCCTGGATTAAAACGGTTGAAATTAAAG AGACAGAAAAGGCGGGACCATCCAACCATCAGCAGAATCTCAGACCAACATCAGGAGTTAGTGCAA CCGATCAAACTAAAGATTGTGGAAGAGGAAAATCTAAAGTAGTAACAG ATTGTAAGGAGTTTCTGAAAAAGAACCACAGTTGCTTGGTCCAAAACGTCAAGCACATTGATGTTATTCTTGATGATCTTGATTTACATCCTGAAGCAGCTGCAAATGTGAGATCAAAGGGAACAAATCCAGCCAAGATGAGAAAGCTGCTTGACTATATGAATTCTAAAGCCATCGCTGAACGTCTGGTTGATGCTTTGTTTAAGCATGAACGTGATCTCATGGATGATCTACTCAGCTAA
- the LOC129451662 gene encoding uncharacterized protein isoform X3: MDIIVKNKLKLIKWLQVDPTIILQHVQTHGLITNSEYGKLKSISRNKSKENVAIDLLDIICEKGENVCQEFLKMLKDDDVNEISPELSAWIKTVEIKETIPAGPSNHQQNLRPSSGVCASLTASDGSTVFAPIIMNSKSGPININMNAPSGKPDLVRNSDQTKDCGRGKSKVVTDCKEFLKKNHSCLVQNVKHIDVILDDLDLHPEAAANVRSKGTNPAKMRKLLDYMNSKAIAERLVDALFKHERDLMDDLLS, encoded by the exons ATGGATATCATCGTGAAAAATAAGCTTAAACTCATCAAATGGCTACAAGTGGATCCGACCATTATTTTGCAACACGTACAAACGCACGGGCTTATAACAAATTCGGAGTACGGTAAACTGAAGTCCATTTCTAGAAATAAGTCCAAAGAGAATGTTGCTATTGATCTCCTAGACATCATCTGTGAAAAAGGTGAAAACGTGTGTCAAGAGTTTCTGAAGATGTTAAAAGATGATGATGTGAACGAAATTTCCCCTGAACTCAGCGCCTGGATTAAAACGGTTGAAATTAAAG AGACCATTCCGGCGGGACCATCCAACCATCAGCAGAATCTCAGACCATCATCAGGAGTTTGTGCAA GTTTAACTGCGAGTGATGGCAGCACTGTATTTGCACCTATCATAATGAATTCAAAATCAGGCCCcattaatataaatatgaatgCACCCAGTGGGAAACCGGATCTTGTGAGAAACT CCGATCAAACTAAAGATTGTGGAAGAGGAAAATCTAAAGTAGTAACAG ATTGTAAGGAGTTTCTGAAAAAGAACCACAGTTGCTTGGTCCAAAACGTCAAGCACATTGATGTTATTCTTGATGATCTTGATTTACATCCTGAAGCAGCTGCAAATGTGAGATCAAAGGGAACAAATCCAGCCAAGATGAGAAAGCTGCTTGACTATATGAATTCTAAAGCCATCGCTGAACGTCTGGTTGATGCTTTGTTTAAGCATGAACGTGATCTCATGGATGATCTACTCAGCTAA
- the LOC129451662 gene encoding uncharacterized protein isoform X1, translating to MDIIVKNKLKLIKWLQVDPTIILQHVQTHGLITNSEYGKLKSISRNKSKENVAIDLLDIICEKGENVCQEFLKMLKDDDVNEISPELSAWIKTVEIKETIPAGPSNHQQNLRPSSGVCASLTASDGSTVFAPIIMNSKSGPININMNAPSGKPDLVRNSDQTKDCGRGKSKVVTDCKEFLKKNHSCLVQNVKHIDVILDDLDLHPEAAANVRSKGTNPAKMRKLLDYMNSKAIAERLVDALFKHERDLMDDLLS from the exons ATGGATATCATCGTGAAAAATAAGCTTAAACTCATCAAATGGCTACAAGTGGATCCGACCATTATTTTGCAACACGTACAAACGCACGGGCTTATAACAAATTCGGAGTACGGTAAACTGAAGTCCATTTCTAGAAATAAGTCCAAAGAGAATGTTGCTATTGATCTCCTAGACATCATCTGTGAAAAAGGTGAAAACGTGTGTCAAGAGTTTCTGAAGATGTTAAAAGATGATGATGTGAACGAAATTTCCCCTGAACTCAGCGCCTGGATTAAAACGGTTGAAATTAAAG AGACCATTCCGGCGGGACCATCCAACCATCAGCAGAATCTCAGACCATCATCAGGAGTTTGTGCAA GTTTAACTGCGAGTGATGGCAGCACTGTATTTGCACCTATCATAATGAATTCAAAATCAGGCCCcattaatataaatatgaatgCACCCAGTGGGAAACCGGATCTTGTGAGAAACT CTGATCAAACTAAAGATTGTGGAAGAGGAAAATCTAAAGTAGTAACCG ATTGTAAGGAGTTTCTGAAAAAGAACCACAGTTGCTTGGTCCAAAACGTCAAGCACATTGATGTTATTCTTGATGATCTTGATTTACATCCTGAAGCAGCTGCAAATGTGAGATCAAAGGGAACAAATCCAGCCAAGATGAGAAAGCTGCTTGACTATATGAATTCTAAAGCCATCGCTGAACGTCTGGTTGATGCTTTGTTTAAGCATGAACGTGATCTCATGGATGATCTACTCAGCTAA
- the LOC129451662 gene encoding uncharacterized protein isoform X5 gives MDIIVKNKPKLVQLLKVDPIRILQYVQSHAFITNTEYGNLKSIYRNSSEENVAIELLDILCGKGENVCQSFLKMLEDDDVNENCPELRAWIKTVETKETEKAGPSNHQQNLRPTSGVSATDQTKDCGRGKSKVVTDCKEFLKKNHSCLVQNVKHIDVILDDLDLHPEAAANVRSKGTNPAKMRKLLDYMNSKAIAERLVDALFKHERDLMDDLLS, from the exons ATGGATATCATCGTGAAAAATAAACCTAAACTCGTCCAATTGCTAAAAGTGGATCCGATCCGGATTTTGCAATACGTACAATCGCACGCGTTTATAACAAATACGGAGTACGGTAATCTCAAATccatttatagaaattcgtcaGAAGAGAATGTTGCTATTGAACTCCTAGACATCCTCTGTGGAAAAGGTGAAAATGTGTGTCAAAGTTTTCTGAAAATGTTAGAAGATGATGATGTGAACGAAAATTGTCCTGAACTCAGAGCCTGGATTAAAACAGTGGAAACTAAAG AGACAGAAAAGGCGGGACCATCCAACCATCAGCAGAATCTCAGACCAACATCAGGAGTTAGTGCAA CCGATCAAACTAAAGATTGTGGAAGAGGAAAATCTAAAGTAGTAACAG ATTGTAAGGAGTTTCTGAAAAAGAACCACAGTTGCTTGGTCCAAAACGTCAAGCACATTGATGTTATTCTTGATGATCTTGATTTACATCCTGAAGCAGCTGCAAATGTGAGATCAAAGGGAACAAATCCAGCCAAGATGAGAAAGCTGCTTGACTATATGAATTCTAAAGCCATCGCTGAACGTCTGGTTGATGCTTTGTTTAAGCATGAACGTGATCTCATGGATGATCTACTCAGCTAA
- the LOC129451662 gene encoding uncharacterized protein isoform X2: protein MDIIVKNKLKLIKWLQVDPTIILQHVQTHGLITNSEYGKLKSISRNKSKENVAIDLLDIICEKGENVCQEFLKMLKDDDVNEISPELSAWIKTVEIKETIPAGPSNHQQNLRPSSGVCASLTASDGSTVFAPIIMNSKSGPININMNAPSGKPDLVRNSDQTKDCGRGKSKVVTDFKEFLKDNTSSLVQNVKHIEVILDDLDLHPEAAANVRSKGTDQAKMRELLGYINSKAIAKRLVKALFKHERDLMDDLLS, encoded by the exons ATGGATATCATCGTGAAAAATAAGCTTAAACTCATCAAATGGCTACAAGTGGATCCGACCATTATTTTGCAACACGTACAAACGCACGGGCTTATAACAAATTCGGAGTACGGTAAACTGAAGTCCATTTCTAGAAATAAGTCCAAAGAGAATGTTGCTATTGATCTCCTAGACATCATCTGTGAAAAAGGTGAAAACGTGTGTCAAGAGTTTCTGAAGATGTTAAAAGATGATGATGTGAACGAAATTTCCCCTGAACTCAGCGCCTGGATTAAAACGGTTGAAATTAAAG AGACCATTCCGGCGGGACCATCCAACCATCAGCAGAATCTCAGACCATCATCAGGAGTTTGTGCAA GTTTAACTGCGAGTGATGGCAGCACTGTATTTGCACCTATCATAATGAATTCAAAATCAGGCCCcattaatataaatatgaatgCACCCAGTGGGAAACCGGATCTTGTGAGAAACT CTGATCAAACTAAAGATTGTGGAAGAGGAAAATCTAAAGTAGTAACCG ATTTTAAGGAGTTTCTGAAAGACAACACCAGTTCCTTGGTCCAAAACGTTAAGCACATTGAAGTTATTCTTGATGATCTTGATTTACATCCTGAAGCAGCTGCAAATGTGAGATCAAAGGGAACAGATCAAGCCAAGATGAGGGAACTGCTTGGCTATATCAATTCTAAAGCCATCGCTAAACGTCTGGTTAAAGCTTTGTTTAAGCATGAACGTGATCTCATGGATGATCTACTCAGCTAA